Part of the Oncorhynchus tshawytscha isolate Ot180627B linkage group LG07, Otsh_v2.0, whole genome shotgun sequence genome, GTATGGTTTGAAGGGTATATCTTGAATAGTCTTTGTTTAGCTGCCTTTGTGTCTGGTTGGTCAGTTGTCAGCAGGTCTCAGTCTATGGTCTCAGCCAGTCCAATGCTCTCAGAGGTGGCGTGGGCTGGGGTGTCCGTTGTGGTACAGCTTCTGCTTAATGTGCACCATGTTCCCACTTGAGTCCTCTAGCTTTCTCATGTGCACCCTTCTCCCCAGGTTACAGAAGCGGGGAACCCATGACCAGGAGAACGCATCTGGACACAGTAAAGGAAAAAAGATGTGGGTTGGGGAAGATGTACGACATTGATTGAAAGATTAAGGATGTGTCCTCCAGttagtttgtgtgtgagtgtgcatgcatCTTTTTCACTTGCTGGCTCTGGGATTCAAGATAGCTACCTCTCGGTTACTGGTGAGAGGGGGGATTGAGAGAAGACGAGACCACTCCACCAAACTACTAAAGCCCACAGACTTTTCACAGGATAGACAGAATTAAATAACATGAATTTAATTggtgagatggaagggagagataAATACTGAATTTTAAGCGAGGGAGAGGGATTACAAAtctatacagagagaggagaaagagaaatcaCAAGACACTGAAACATTGCAGTAAGTCTACTCTGAAATCACAGTTTTAAAACCACAGACACTCAAataaatgctgtgtgtgtgtgcattagagGAAAGATCCATTTGAAAAGACATGAAGCTATACATGACTAATTTCTACACCAACCAACTCCATCACTTCATACACGGCAAGCAGCTCTGGCTGGGAATTATACTAATCCCACAACTGGATAGAGAAATATGGAAAAACTGTGACTAGACTAAAGGGGAAGAATGTATGATGACTTTATCAGTGCCAACAGTTTAATGTAGAAATCTGAGGAGGGGGGGGCTCCCACTGTCATATATAAGCCTGAAAAACACTGATCTAAAATGAATTTTAGGAAATCAAAAGAGAAACAGCAGCAAGCTGGGGAATATTGTGATAAAGTGGGTCGATGGCTGAGTCACACTTATAAAAAGTCATTGAACCATAGACAGGTTTacacactgtactgtagtctccGGAACAGAGGCTGCCCACGATACTGCAGTTTTCATCAAACAAGGCTAATTCAAAGTTGAGTCATCACACCTTTGCACCTTTAGACATTTGTTCTCCTATACATTCCCTCACTTATCCAAAGAACATCCTATTTTTACCCCCACCCCATGAACAAAAAATCTGTATTCCTTACTAACTTTCTACTGCTGCTATTTTTGAAACTCAAAGCTGTGCAAGGCTTTTGAGACCAGCTCCCCATAcattgtctctctgcctctcggaGACGGCCTGTTGTGTTGTGTCCCCCTGCTGACTCACCATGGTGCTGTTTGGCCCTCCAACGTCTGAGGGCAGCGTGCAGCGCCCCATCCAGGCACAGCAGCAGCCAGCTGAGGAGGAAGCCCAGTAGCAGCCCCAACATCAGGTCCAGCTCCTGCTTGGTCACACTGTCACTCACAAAGTAGTTCTCTGCAGAGTCCACCAGAGACTGGTCCCCATCATACGGGATCACATAGTGTACATGGTGCCTGAAGCCCAGAGGgaggtgacagagggagaggggaggcggggaggtgaggagacaaggagaagagagaagggagcaggacACGTGGAGCGGggagggaggaaaaggggagggagtagaacgaaagaagagaggagggacaggaggatgggggggaGTAAAAAGTGCATTGAGGAAGATACAATGACATAAGGGAGTAATTAAATCTACCATACAAAGACTGTATATGGTTAGGCCATGTGTGGTTCTATGTACTTTGCTGTAGtgctgtgtgtgggtgagtgggatggttggatggatggatggggttgGGTGGGCGTGCTGCTGTCAGCCCCATCATTGAGCGGTGAACAGCTGCAGCTGGAGGGCAGCACAGGAAACGCATCACTAACAGCTGGCCTCACTGCCCCATGGGAGGTGGGGCATGGGGGGTGCATGTGGACCAGCCCCCTCTACCACTGGGCTGCAGGAATCACCTCCAGTAGAGAGAAACCATAGCAGCAAGAAGAGTGTTGACGTGGGCAACCACTAGACAAAAACTTGTTGGATCAATGTGGTCTCCACATAATTTCAACCACAATTACattgtgatgacgttgaatcaacatggaaaactgattggattttcaaaaagtaatcaacgtaagggaatttagtctttttttcacccaacttttaacctaaatccaatgacgtgAATGTTGAATTCTCGTTAGTTGACAAGTCAAACAAAAACTAGACAGTAAAACTGTGTCTGTCCCCAGTGGCCAGAGAGTTGCAAGGGAGAAAGGTACTGTATGTGCCAACAAAaaaaggaggatgtggagagcaCAAACAAACAAGTCAATCAATATGGTATAatatcaattaatcaatcaatgtgcatGAGAAAGCAGAGATACTAAAACAAACTTTTCTTAAAATCAACATGCAACAAAGCATGCTGGAAAATATAATAATGAGGCAACTCCCACATCTTTTTCTATCTGAGTGAGTAAACGGAAACCTTAGGAGTTGATGGAAAACTTGACAAGTGACGTGTTTTAATAAACTAATTAGGCACATTTTGGCAGTCTTGTTACAAAAGTTTGAACAGAAATGAAATGGTTtgttggatcagtctaaaactttgcacatacactaatGCCATCTAgttgccaaaatctaaattgcaccggggctggaataatacattatggcctttcaaACCTGATGgtacaaaattcaaaaggcactcacatctgagcaatcttatttgcaggtgcatggcaaggattgaacaagatgaaggaaaaaggaaaccgcacactgctcttgatagtatcactgatctttaataagcttacgtatcggccacacggccttcgtcagagctttgttgattttttaaatttgcacccttatgtagacctggccccacccacatccgttcTACACATCGAAGGGGGTTGGAGgcaaaggaaaaacaaataagtgctaccaaatacaacaatatgcatttcataaatattacaAAAGTGTATAAATAAGGCGTATTGAACACGTCTGTAAAATCTCACTGAGGACATAGTAAGTTTTATTTAGTCACTGGGTACATCATACAAAAAACGTCAGAATAATCTACAAGAGACACATATGtcatgttcaaattcacaacataacatacataggcatttcatcattaagtcctttaggaaataatatctggagggtgaaaatcccaaaacattattttttactcagagtattattaatatctcctcccctgtctgatatcttaactttccCTATGCTACAAAATCTAAAGGTGGAAATGTCATGCTTCAGGTCAGTGAAGTGTAATGTGAAATGTAATAGGGCTTGCTCTAATCTGGAGCCCTATTAAACAACCTTATCTCAAAACCTGAATATGAATATCTTTGCTGCAAATGTGCCATACGTCCATGCTTATACATTTTACCGAAATTACACAAACTTAAAACACGACAAGGCAACTATCCAGGCAGACCAGTGGTTGCAGGAATAGGCTCAATGCTAGAGCCATTGTCGAACTTTGTAGACTCTTTTATTAAATCTCAAAAATGGGAAAAAAGGGGATAATCCTTAAGAGGATTTatctatttagcagtctggctatttagcagtcttatggcttgggggtagaagctgtctcggagcctgttgaTCTGAGAACCgatgctccggtaccgtttgtcagacggtagcagagtgaaccgTCTATGgcttggatggctggagtctggCAATTTctcaggccttcctctgacaccgcctgatataaaGGTCCCAGATGGCAGGGATCTCGGCAtcagtgatgtgctgggctgtccgcaccaccctctgtagcgctttggGGTCAATggcggtgcatttgccataccaagtggtgatgcagccagccaATATGctgctgtataactttttgaggatctcagggcccatgccaaatcttttcagcctcttgagggggaagaggcgctgctgtgccctcttcatgactgtgcggggggtggaccatgttaagtccttagtgatgtggacgccaaggaacttggagctctcgacccgctccataacagccctgtcgatgtagATGGAGGcgtgctctcccctctttctcctatagtccacaatcaactccttggtcttactgacattgagggacaggttgttgtcttggcaccacactgctaagtctctgacctcctccctttaggctgaCTCATcgccgtcggtgatcaggcctaccaccatcgtCTCGTCAGAAAATCttgatggcgttggagtcgtgtgtggccacgcagtcgtgggtgaacagggagtacaagaggggactaagcacacacacctgaggggcccctgtgttgagggtcagcgtggtggaGGTGTTATTGcgtaccctcaccacctggcagcagccgtcaggaagtccaagatccaggtgcagagggaagggttcagtcccagggttcCTTGCTtggtgatgagtttggaggggactatggtgttgaacgctgagctgtagtttatgaacagcattctcacatagttatttcccctcttgtccagttgggagagggtagtgtgaagtgcaattgagattgtgtcatctttggatctgttggggcagtacacaaattggagggggtctaggctgtctgggatgatggtattgatgtgtgacatgaccagcctttcaaagcacttcataagtacagatgtgagtgctacagggcgatagtcatttaggtaggttacatTGGAGCTCATGGGAGCAGTGGTGGTCaatttgaaacatgttgggattacagacaAGGATAGATTGAACatgtctgtgaagacacttgccagctgttCTGTGCATGCTTTGAGAACATGCCCTGGTATTCAGTCTGGCTCGGCGGTCTTGTGATTGTTAGCCTATTTAAACATTTTGCTCACATCAGCCACGAAGAGCGAAGTCACACAGGCATCTGGATAAACTGTTTTTTTTCCAGAAAAACAAAAGCCATGTAGCTCGTTTGGGAGTTCTGCATCGCTGGGGAACTCATGGCTGGGATTCCCTTGGTAATCCGTTATTGTCTGCAAACCCTGCCACGTACGATGAGCATCTGAGCGggtgtaataggattccaccttcctCCTATATTGTTTTTTCTCATGTTTGATGTCTCATCGGATGTCGTAGCAGACTTTCTTGTACGCGTCCGTGTCCCATCCCTAGCCTTTAGCCCAGCGCGGAtattgcttgtaatccatggtttttggtttggatacgTTCTTATAGTTACTGTGTATAGTATGTATAGTATACAATCAATATAGTATGTATAGTATACAATCAATATAGTATaagatcaattaatcaatcaatgtacatgagAAAACAGAGATATTAAAACTATTCTAACTATTCTTAAAATCAACCTGAAacaaagcatgctgggaaatataataataatgaagCCACTCCCACATCTTTTTTTCTATCCGAGAAAGTAAACAGAAATTAACTCAACCCAGTTGAGTAACAAAACACCACGCGATTGTAAAGATTTATTGAATTAAATGTCCTGTTCAGTTCTGCTGAAATATGGGTAAGGTGACAGATACAGTGTGCAGGTGATAGTGCACTGTTTATGGTGGATGGTCCAtcaacattttgttgttattTATAAACAAAGAATGTTGACAGTTCTGTTTATGTCGACTCACCTCAGAGATCACTGGTGAACTAGTGATGTTAAAGCATCTGCAATAATGCATTATCTGCATGTAGCCTACAGAATCTCCTATCACTTTTATCATCTCATTACAGTCTGTACATCAACGATGTATGAAACCGCTGTTGAACTATGTTGAACTATGCTCTTGTACATGATGGAAATTACCAGGTCTACATTCCCAGTGTGACATGTCACTTAATGAATGGTACCCAAACTAGTGGCATTGATtctatcttgcactgaccctacacacactcactggactatatactgtatacaaaccatatacaccctcacacacagtacattgacattcccacacaaaacccacacacattcacatacactgcatacgcatacgcacacacacacacacataacacgcaCATGCAGACCGACAcaacacaagcacacatacatacacacacttttacacccataatttgctgctgctgctctggtATTTAggttactcttattattatctatcacTTTACCttgtctttatgtacatatctacctcaaatacctctgGTACTAATCTGGtactgatctggtactggtactgcctgtacatagctccattcctgtgtattttattttattcctcttgtgttactattttatttgttatctttaaactctgcattgttgggaagggctcctaagcaagcatttcacggtaaagtccagATCAGTTGTATTCGGCACCTATgacaaaaatacatttgttttgagaTAAATAACTtacattttctaaactaatccaatctgtcaCTTGAATttattgcacccattactgagatggttgttccagtttagatatTTTAGGTAGTCGTGTTTGTTTAGTCCTTCACCATAGCAGTCATTCTGAGTGCAGGTTGTGGGTGATAAAATAGTGCAATTCTTGGGTATCCTCCCTCTGGCTGGATTCCGATAGGAATTACTAATCACTTCACAAACCAGCATATTGTGTCTTGCAGGTCTGATGTGGCCCATGAGCCAGGATTTTCAAACCACAATGTCAATAACTAGGTCATAACTAAAGGATTTATGGTATTAAATGTATAATTTGTCTTCATAAAGGGTTTACTTTTCATTTGAACACATTCACATAGACAGTCACCAGGTGAACGCTTCAGGAATATAAGTGattgaatgcaacaaccatgccTCTGTCACTATCAAATAGAGTCATTGGTGGGTATCTCTCACATTCACTTGAAAGGCATGCTGGGAAGAATGCAAATATGACTTTACCCTACAGTGTTAAAATAATACCCCCAGTGTTAAGTGTTTAAAACCTTAACGCCCTGTGCTGAATACACGTGTTCATGTGTTTAAAAGGGTTACAGCGAATGATGCGTTTAAAAAGTGTTACAGAAATGGGTTTAGTTATGTGCTCAGATCCTAAACACTTGGTTTTACAGTGTAGTTGTAAACAAACTGTTTATGTATGCTCTTGTTTTGCATAACATTAAATCACATTATTTTGGAAAGTTTGTTTTACCTTCCACAGTTGCAATGGCAGACGTGATCCTCCCCTCGTAAATGTGGTAAAATATAGTTGTGAAAGCGGTCCAGTAGCGCGTTCATGTCCGTTAGACACGCTACAGCCTGAAAAGAACCACTGAAGTCAACTGGGACAAAACCAGCCGCATTCCCATAACAGCATATGTTGCCCGAGTTCTCAGGTAGATGACACACAaaaatgtaaatttaaaaaataattaagtGTAGTTACTCCAGAAAACAATGTTTTCCTTGACAGTTTAGTGATTGTTTCGCCTCATGTAGGCCACGTTGATGTCTAGGTCGTTTGAAATATCCATTTGACAGCTTTGAACAGATTCAATTGTTACACATAAGGGAGTGTGGGGAATGAGGATAACGGTGTTCTTCTTACCATCACAAATAAATCCCCCAAAATCATCAAGATCGTGGCGGTTGTGCACTATTGAATCAAAACTTCCAGTTTTTTGCTTTCCCTCCAGAACTATCCTGTGATACCTGTGCCAAAAACAACACCCTGAAGTGAAGGCGCTCATGGATGCAGCATCAGTGTCCAACTACCCATCATTGCATCGTCTATCCAATGTTCCTTTCTCCGCGACATGAGGAGATGAGGACCAGTCTCATTTTCGCTCCCTTTTGAAAAGCACTCTGTGCACCAGCGAAGATGGTTAATCGAGGTGCGTGCAACGGGGAGGCGTGGTGTGAAAGCTGTAGCGTATGTCAGAAAAATTGTTAGGCTATTCCAGAGCACGGCAACACAGTTGATATCAGGACGAAGTCGCGATCCATACGTTGCTGTGATGCCAGCCACTGCACATTTCCTGGTGTAGCCTATTTACCTGGACGCATCCACTAGCATTAGGCAAGGAATCATCGATTCGTGTTTTCTTCTCCAATCAAGTCGTTTTCCGTGTTAGCTCCCTCTAGCAGGTGTTTGTTCATTGTCAGGCTATCTATCATTTCTCATAGTCCGACAGGATAGGCTACTTTGGCCCAGCTGAAAGAGAATACGGAGCCTCCCACTGTGCATTATCCAGTTCATAATAGCGGAGGCATTTTTGGACTCCTTCAGAGAAACAAATTATAGGCTGAATTAATTTCCACCCCATATTTGCCCCCAAAAGCTCAGTAGGTCCGCCTATTCATATGTCAAGGGTTTAGTTTATAATAGCATGCTTCAACATAAATTAACAACGAATTAACATAACTGGTATGCatactctctctctgacaatcAGCAGTTTAAATATGTATTCTGAACCATTCTGTTGGGCTGGGCTTCGTTTATGACAACACATTCACTTTATTGCCGACGTCTCTCAGGGAAAAGCAAACAAGAAGAAGATGAATTGGGCCTGAGTGGATTGGGGCCCCGGGAATGCCAGCCCTGGTTAATAATAGAGTGTCACATATTGAAAGGCTTTTTCTTAACGTTGTCCTGACTCTCTAACCTGCATGGAACCAGTGTCTCCTTATAAGGTCGTACACATAAAcaattcagcaccatggacagcgccgCGAAGCGTGCCAGCTAACGATATAGCACCATGACGAGCGTAGGCCTACACCAGTCACCTGAAATCTAAAATGTCACAGAATCAGCTTTT contains:
- the LOC112254549 gene encoding transmembrane protein 240-like, which encodes MILGDLFVMAVACLTDMNALLDRFHNYILPHLRGEDHVCHCNCGRHHVHYVIPYDGDQSLVDSAENYFVSDSVTKQELDLMLGLLLGFLLSWLLLCLDGALHAALRRWRAKQHHDAFSWSWVPRFCNLGRRVHMRKLEDSSGNMVHIKQKLYHNGHPSPRHL